In Paraburkholderia sp. BL10I2N1, a single genomic region encodes these proteins:
- the nifN gene encoding nitrogenase iron-molybdenum cofactor biosynthesis protein NifN: protein MAYVVESMKACAVNPLKMSQPLGASLAFLGLDACMPVMHGSQGCTSFGLVLLVRHFREAIPLQTTAMDEVTAVLGGYENIEAALLNIRKRAAPKVIAICSTGLTETEGDDVDGYLVTVRKRKPELNDTEIVYVSTPDYVGAFEDGYRHAITGIVNALVKALPTVANQVTLLPGSHLSPGDIDELREIIEAFGFDVIVLPDISGSLDGHIAPDWRGTTLGGTTLAEIRAAGASAFTIGVGEQTRDGAEALHAIAGTPFEVFGRLTGLEPNDRLLQLLAQRSGRPVPAKYRRQRSRLLDAMLDGHFYTGGIRVAIGAEPDLLFAVGSMLHEMGAQLRCCISTTRSPAHALLPADQVVIGDLEDMERAAADCDLLITHSHGRQMAEHLQKPLFRIGFPVFDRVGNAHRRYVGYRGTMNLIFEIANLMIEQIPHHDPGEWPLPQAAIDLAARDPAREANIPVVAAGA, encoded by the coding sequence ATGGCCTATGTCGTCGAATCTATGAAAGCCTGTGCGGTCAATCCGCTCAAGATGAGCCAGCCGCTGGGCGCGAGCCTCGCGTTCCTTGGGCTCGATGCCTGCATGCCCGTGATGCACGGCTCGCAGGGCTGCACGTCGTTCGGCCTCGTGCTGCTGGTGCGCCACTTCAGGGAGGCGATCCCGCTGCAGACGACAGCCATGGACGAAGTCACCGCGGTGCTCGGCGGTTACGAGAACATCGAGGCCGCGCTGCTCAACATCCGCAAGCGCGCTGCGCCGAAGGTCATCGCGATCTGTTCAACAGGTCTCACCGAGACCGAGGGCGACGACGTGGACGGCTATCTCGTTACCGTGCGCAAGCGCAAGCCCGAACTCAACGACACTGAGATCGTCTATGTGTCGACCCCCGACTATGTCGGCGCATTCGAAGACGGCTACCGGCATGCGATTACCGGCATCGTCAACGCGCTGGTCAAGGCGTTGCCAACGGTGGCTAATCAGGTGACGCTGCTGCCCGGCAGCCATCTGTCGCCTGGCGACATCGACGAACTGCGCGAGATCATCGAAGCGTTCGGCTTCGATGTCATTGTGCTGCCCGACATTTCCGGCTCGCTCGACGGCCATATCGCGCCGGACTGGCGCGGCACCACACTGGGCGGTACCACGCTCGCGGAGATCCGGGCCGCGGGTGCATCGGCATTTACGATCGGCGTGGGCGAGCAGACGCGCGACGGCGCCGAGGCATTGCATGCTATCGCCGGCACACCGTTCGAAGTGTTCGGGCGGCTCACCGGACTGGAACCCAACGATCGTCTGCTGCAATTGCTCGCGCAGCGCTCCGGACGCCCCGTTCCCGCGAAATACCGGCGTCAGCGCAGCCGATTGCTCGATGCGATGCTAGACGGCCATTTCTACACTGGAGGCATCAGGGTCGCGATCGGCGCAGAGCCCGATCTGCTGTTCGCGGTCGGCAGCATGCTGCACGAGATGGGCGCGCAGTTGCGCTGCTGCATCAGCACGACGCGATCGCCCGCGCACGCGTTGCTGCCCGCTGATCAGGTCGTGATCGGCGATCTCGAAGACATGGAGCGCGCCGCGGCGGACTGCGACCTGCTGATCACCCATTCGCACGGCAGGCAGATGGCCGAGCACCTGCAAAAGCCGCTCTTCCGGATCGGTTTTCCGGTCTTCGACCGGGTCGGAAACGCACATCGACGCTACGTCGGCTACCGCGGCACGATGAACCTGATCTTTGAGATCGCCAACCTGATGATCGAGCAGATTCCGCATCACGATCCGGGCGAATGGCCGCTGCCGCAGGCCGCTATCGATCTGGCCGCGCGCGATCCCGCGCGGGAAGCGAACATTCCTGTCGTCGCGGCCGGTGCTTGA
- the nifX gene encoding nitrogen fixation protein NifX, with product MKIAFATQDRQFVDAHFGWARSIVTYNVTPDGYQFVEAFDFGGKLEEDGDEDKVAPKLEAVKDCAILYVAAIGGSAAARVVALKIHPIKVPRPESIEEILGKLQQVLRGTPPPWLRKALAKGGERVYDFEDDEVSHG from the coding sequence ATGAAGATCGCGTTCGCCACCCAGGACAGGCAGTTCGTCGATGCGCATTTTGGCTGGGCGAGGAGCATCGTCACCTACAACGTCACACCGGACGGCTACCAGTTCGTCGAGGCGTTCGACTTTGGTGGCAAGCTCGAAGAGGACGGCGACGAGGACAAGGTCGCGCCCAAGCTCGAAGCCGTCAAGGATTGCGCGATCCTGTACGTCGCCGCAATCGGCGGCTCGGCCGCGGCTCGAGTGGTTGCGCTGAAGATTCACCCGATCAAGGTGCCGCGGCCCGAGTCCATCGAGGAGATTCTCGGCAAGTTGCAACAGGTGCTGAGGGGCACGCCGCCGCCGTGGCTGCGCAAGGCGCTGGCGAAGGGTGGCGAACGTGTATACGACTTTGAAGACGATGAGGTATCCCATGGCTGA
- a CDS encoding NifX-associated nitrogen fixation protein — protein sequence MAESSAIPSKASDEMLLVAPFVQQLVRQLRAQDTHGVWDGKTDLQLLKPYIHTPEERRAIPIMGDPDPETLWRLELFYSAIAVAIERETGQMVSPMMKMSHEGFGRMVLLAGRLVVVNKQLRDVHRFGFASLEKLAEAGAKLLDEAVEVIRTYPAIAQYGA from the coding sequence ATGGCTGAATCATCCGCAATTCCGTCCAAGGCCAGCGACGAAATGCTGCTGGTCGCACCGTTTGTGCAGCAGCTCGTCAGGCAGTTGCGCGCGCAGGACACCCACGGCGTGTGGGACGGAAAGACCGACCTGCAACTGCTCAAGCCGTACATCCACACGCCGGAGGAACGCCGCGCGATTCCGATCATGGGCGACCCCGACCCCGAAACGCTGTGGCGGCTCGAGCTTTTCTATAGCGCGATTGCGGTGGCGATCGAGCGTGAGACCGGCCAAATGGTTTCGCCGATGATGAAGATGAGCCACGAGGGCTTCGGGCGCATGGTGTTGCTCGCGGGGCGGCTCGTTGTCGTCAACAAGCAGTTGCGCGACGTACACCGGTTCGGCTTCGCTTCGCTGGAGAAGCTCGCCGAGGCGGGCGCAAAGCTTCTCGACGAAGCGGTCGAGGTGATCCGGACGTACCCCGCCATCGCACAGTACGGGGCCTGA
- a CDS encoding CCE_0567 family metalloprotein: protein MSTDADELKAHLKKLNAQATQAKLDLHDLSEELPTNWENILAVAQRCHDAHAALMAARKAAAAAAA, encoded by the coding sequence ATGAGCACCGATGCCGACGAACTCAAGGCGCACCTGAAGAAACTCAACGCGCAAGCGACCCAGGCGAAGTTGGACCTGCACGACCTCTCAGAGGAACTCCCGACCAACTGGGAGAACATTCTCGCTGTCGCCCAGCGCTGCCATGACGCTCACGCCGCGCTGATGGCAGCCCGCAAGGCTGCCGCTGCGGCAGCTGCCTGA
- the fdxB gene encoding ferredoxin III, nif-specific, producing the protein MSDTFSVTLPSGATWTPTFVNRLDEEKCIGCGRCFRVCPRGVLQLVGLNEDGAHIALDGDDEDEDDEYEKKVMTIVHRELCVGCTACAKICPKKCYTHAAAVL; encoded by the coding sequence ATGAGCGATACCTTCAGCGTTACGCTGCCGAGCGGCGCCACCTGGACGCCGACCTTCGTCAACAGGCTCGACGAAGAAAAATGCATTGGTTGCGGACGTTGTTTCCGTGTCTGTCCGCGTGGCGTGCTGCAACTCGTCGGGCTTAACGAGGACGGCGCGCACATCGCACTGGACGGCGACGACGAAGACGAAGACGACGAGTACGAGAAGAAGGTGATGACTATCGTGCATCGGGAACTGTGCGTCGGCTGCACCGCGTGCGCGAAGATCTGCCCGAAAAAGTGCTACACGCACGCGGCGGCCGTTCTCTGA
- a CDS encoding nitrogen fixation protein NifQ gives MNAYATLMACAVDVGDPTVLVLAGVLSSGFEHHGVDVLPMPGLDADQTRRMLARWFPGAGPALGLTCVLSPATMPRDDELEDLVALLNHHADPRAGPADEANCVAHALACASLGQNHLWQDLLLPSRRELSALISHWFPRLAAKNTHDMKWKKFFYKQLCEREGLFICKAPSCDVCSDHALCFGAE, from the coding sequence ATGAACGCCTATGCAACCCTGATGGCGTGTGCGGTGGATGTGGGCGATCCCACCGTGCTGGTACTGGCCGGCGTGCTGTCGAGCGGGTTCGAGCACCACGGCGTCGATGTGCTGCCGATGCCCGGACTGGACGCCGACCAGACGCGCCGAATGCTCGCGCGCTGGTTCCCAGGTGCCGGGCCGGCGCTCGGTCTTACGTGCGTCTTGTCGCCCGCCACGATGCCGCGTGACGACGAACTGGAAGACCTGGTGGCGTTGCTCAATCACCATGCCGATCCGCGCGCCGGCCCGGCAGACGAGGCGAACTGCGTGGCCCATGCATTGGCCTGCGCGAGCCTCGGGCAAAACCACCTTTGGCAAGACCTGCTTCTGCCGTCGCGGCGCGAGTTGTCCGCATTGATCAGCCACTGGTTTCCGCGGCTGGCCGCGAAGAATACGCATGACATGAAGTGGAAGAAGTTCTTCTACAAGCAACTGTGCGAGCGCGAGGGCCTGTTCATCTGCAAGGCGCCGAGTTGTGACGTCTGTTCGGACCATGCGCTTTGCTTTGGAGCGGAGTAG
- a CDS encoding DUF2325 domain-containing protein, with protein sequence MNQNRGTCLPDSSASLSLERARAHVASLQHELFAVEQALLDDRALTRALSGRRWVYVGGRPSINAVLRALVDAAGGEFVHHTGTIDDDGRAEGFEALLSGAYRVLCPLDLIDPDSLVALRRLCARHRAPWSALRSSSVTSFIAGVLRARPAQPRGVVAASRFCLRHG encoded by the coding sequence ATGAATCAGAACCGCGGCACATGCCTTCCCGACAGCAGTGCGAGCCTGTCGCTGGAGCGCGCGCGGGCACATGTCGCGAGCCTGCAGCACGAGTTGTTCGCGGTTGAGCAGGCGCTGCTCGACGACCGCGCATTGACGCGCGCATTGAGCGGGCGTCGATGGGTTTATGTGGGCGGGCGGCCAAGCATCAACGCCGTGCTGCGTGCGCTGGTGGATGCGGCGGGAGGCGAGTTCGTTCATCACACCGGGACCATCGACGACGATGGCCGTGCCGAAGGCTTCGAGGCTTTGCTGTCAGGCGCCTACCGGGTGCTGTGCCCATTGGATCTGATCGACCCGGACTCGCTGGTCGCGCTGCGGCGGTTGTGCGCGCGTCATCGCGCGCCGTGGTCCGCTTTGCGTTCGTCGAGCGTGACGAGCTTCATCGCGGGCGTGTTGCGGGCTCGGCCTGCCCAGCCGCGCGGCGTGGTCGCAGCGTCGCGCTTCTGCCTGAGGCATGGCTGA
- a CDS encoding ABC transporter permease, with translation MREFYAAALPANLWNWVAVWRHNYLAWKKVAFASILGNLADPMIYLFGLGFGFGIMVGRVDGASYIAFLAAGMVATSAMTSATFETIYAAFSRMHVQRMWEAILCTQLTLGDIVLGELAWAATRAFFAGIAVMVVATVLGYAAWSSILYASPAIALTGLAFASLAMILAALAPSHDYFVFYQTLVLTPMVLLSGVIFPISKLPAVFCDVARFLPLAHSVDLIRPPMLGRPVSYVALHIGALCICTVLPFFLSVALLRRRLMS, from the coding sequence ATGAGAGAGTTTTATGCAGCGGCCCTGCCCGCGAACCTGTGGAACTGGGTTGCAGTGTGGCGCCACAACTATCTGGCATGGAAAAAAGTCGCGTTTGCCTCGATTCTCGGTAACCTTGCCGATCCTATGATTTATCTGTTCGGCCTCGGCTTTGGTTTCGGGATAATGGTAGGTCGCGTTGATGGCGCATCTTATATCGCGTTTCTCGCGGCGGGTATGGTCGCGACGAGCGCAATGACCTCCGCGACCTTCGAAACGATTTACGCAGCTTTCTCTCGCATGCATGTTCAGCGCATGTGGGAAGCGATCCTCTGTACACAGCTCACGCTCGGCGATATCGTTCTCGGTGAACTGGCATGGGCCGCCACCAGGGCCTTTTTTGCCGGCATTGCCGTCATGGTGGTAGCCACCGTGCTGGGTTATGCAGCGTGGTCATCCATTCTCTACGCATCGCCTGCCATCGCCCTGACTGGCCTCGCCTTCGCGAGTCTGGCGATGATCCTCGCGGCGCTTGCACCCAGTCACGATTACTTCGTGTTCTATCAAACGCTCGTTCTCACGCCCATGGTGCTCCTGAGCGGCGTGATCTTCCCGATCAGTAAGCTACCTGCCGTTTTTTGTGACGTAGCGCGCTTCTTACCGCTGGCACATTCCGTCGACCTTATCCGTCCCCCGATGCTCGGACGCCCGGTGAGCTATGTTGCCCTGCATATTGGCGCTCTCTGCATTTGCACGGTGTTGCCGTTCTTCCTGTCAGTGGCGCTGTTACGTCGACGCCTCATGTCTTAA
- the nodI gene encoding nodulation factor ABC transporter ATP-binding protein NodI: protein MSKAAISFASVRKSYGNKIVVDGLSFSVAPGECFGLLGPNGAGKSTTVRMVLGMAPPDAGKIIVLGEPVPARARSARMRIGVVPQFDNLEPGFTVRENLLVFGRYFGMSTREIEAVVPSLLEFARLESKVNARVTELSGGMKRRLMLARALINDPQLLVMDEPTTGLDPHARHLIWERLRSLLARGTTILLTTHFMEEAERLCDRLCVLAEGRKIAEGGPRALIAEQIGSHVIEIHGGNPHELRTLIAPHAQRIEVSGETLFCYVSDPERVCIQLRGRTALRLLQRPANLEDVFLQLTGRGMKE from the coding sequence ATGTCCAAGGCAGCAATCAGCTTCGCTAGCGTAAGGAAGTCATATGGCAACAAGATCGTAGTCGACGGATTATCGTTCAGCGTCGCGCCTGGAGAGTGCTTCGGCCTGCTAGGGCCAAATGGCGCGGGCAAGAGCACGACGGTGCGTATGGTTCTCGGCATGGCGCCGCCCGACGCAGGCAAGATCATCGTGCTCGGGGAGCCAGTGCCGGCTCGCGCTCGCTCGGCACGTATGCGCATTGGCGTAGTGCCGCAATTCGACAACCTCGAGCCCGGGTTCACCGTGCGCGAGAACCTTCTGGTGTTTGGCCGCTACTTTGGCATGAGCACACGTGAAATTGAAGCGGTCGTGCCATCGCTGCTCGAATTCGCCCGCCTCGAAAGCAAGGTCAATGCGCGCGTCACCGAGCTATCCGGCGGCATGAAGCGGCGCCTAATGCTGGCTCGCGCGCTGATCAACGATCCACAGTTGTTGGTCATGGACGAGCCAACAACGGGTCTCGACCCGCATGCTCGCCACCTGATCTGGGAACGGCTGCGTTCCCTGCTGGCGCGCGGCACCACGATCCTCTTGACCACCCATTTCATGGAAGAGGCCGAGCGGTTGTGCGACCGACTGTGTGTGCTGGCGGAGGGTCGAAAGATCGCCGAAGGCGGGCCTCGCGCGCTGATCGCAGAACAGATCGGGAGCCACGTGATCGAGATCCACGGCGGCAATCCGCATGAGCTGCGCACGTTGATCGCGCCGCACGCGCAGCGTATCGAGGTCAGTGGTGAGACCCTCTTCTGCTATGTGTCCGATCCGGAACGGGTGTGCATACAGTTGCGCGGGCGCACGGCGCTGCGCCTTTTACAGCGTCCAGCAAATCTCGAGGATGTCTTTTTGCAGCTAACCGGGCGCGGGATGAAGGAGTGA
- the nodC gene encoding chitooligosaccharide synthase NodC gives MNAIATISTAPVLLYALLSTVYKSAQALHGLPTSGPPKSPNAADSNFLPDVDVIVPCFNEQPRTLSACLESIANQDYAGKLRVYVVDDGSANLDAVRPVYDAYTHDPRFNFITLPQNMGKRKAQIAAIRSSSGELVLNVDSDTTLAPDVVKKLVLTMRDTTIGAAMGQLTASNRSDTWLTRLIDMEYWLACNEERAAQARFGAVMCCCGPCTMYRRSVLLLLLDQYETQFFRGKPSDFGEDRHLTILMLTAGYRTEYVPDAIAATVVPDRLGAYLRQQLRWARSTYRDTLLSLRLLPCLDRYLTLDVIGLNVGSLFLALSLLAALAQLALTATVPWWTALIIASLTMIRCSVASVRARQIRFLGFSLHTPINLFLLLPLKAYALCTLSNSDWLSRGSSGNVSNVREKQPDTPDPVTKPNMTSASRVATPHRRPDHACESSTLATSDEAFDGNC, from the coding sequence ATGAATGCCATTGCCACAATCAGCACTGCCCCGGTTTTGTTGTATGCACTACTCTCGACTGTTTACAAAAGCGCACAGGCCCTCCATGGTCTACCCACGAGTGGTCCGCCGAAGTCGCCCAATGCCGCCGACTCCAACTTTCTGCCGGACGTGGACGTCATCGTGCCGTGCTTTAACGAGCAACCGCGCACACTCTCGGCGTGCCTGGAGTCCATTGCAAACCAGGACTACGCCGGAAAACTGCGGGTCTATGTGGTTGATGATGGTTCTGCGAATCTCGACGCTGTGAGGCCGGTATACGATGCGTACACACACGACCCGAGATTCAACTTCATTACGCTTCCCCAAAATATGGGAAAGCGCAAGGCACAGATCGCCGCGATACGCTCTTCATCCGGGGAACTGGTACTCAACGTCGACTCGGACACGACGCTGGCGCCCGATGTCGTCAAGAAGCTCGTATTGACAATGCGAGACACGACGATAGGCGCCGCCATGGGGCAGTTGACGGCCAGCAACCGGAGCGACACTTGGCTGACCCGCCTGATCGATATGGAGTACTGGTTGGCTTGCAACGAAGAACGCGCGGCACAGGCTCGCTTCGGCGCTGTTATGTGTTGCTGCGGTCCGTGTACCATGTACCGACGGTCCGTGCTTCTTTTGCTATTAGACCAGTACGAGACGCAGTTTTTTCGCGGGAAACCGAGCGACTTCGGCGAGGACCGCCATCTCACGATTCTCATGCTGACCGCAGGTTATCGGACCGAGTACGTTCCGGACGCCATTGCGGCGACAGTCGTTCCGGACAGACTGGGGGCGTATCTGCGCCAACAACTGCGCTGGGCGCGCAGTACTTATCGGGACACGTTGCTTTCGCTGCGCCTGCTGCCCTGTCTCGATCGCTACCTTACGCTGGACGTGATCGGACTGAATGTGGGCTCGCTATTTCTCGCCTTATCGCTTCTAGCGGCGCTCGCGCAGCTCGCATTGACAGCGACAGTGCCGTGGTGGACTGCCCTGATAATCGCATCATTGACGATGATCCGCTGTAGCGTGGCATCGGTTCGCGCTCGCCAGATTCGATTTCTTGGCTTTTCTCTTCACACACCCATTAACCTCTTTCTCTTGCTCCCGCTGAAAGCCTATGCGCTGTGCACATTGAGCAATAGCGATTGGCTGTCCCGTGGCTCTTCAGGCAACGTATCGAACGTTCGAGAAAAACAGCCCGATACTCCGGATCCGGTTACGAAGCCGAACATGACTTCAGCGTCAAGAGTTGCGACTCCGCACCGTCGACCGGATCACGCGTGTGAGTCCTCAACGTTAGCAACGTCTGACGAAGCATTCGATGGCAATTGTTAA